Proteins encoded within one genomic window of Nitrospina gracilis 3/211:
- a CDS encoding SprT-like domain-containing protein, which produces MLGEGRFSGGDAYRALFRIKKGGFEYLGQMNVHLGEEGVRLEMFNANYFALFDAEPEAVISALERIVLNQLLGRDALNDRFRDVIHSRLEESILQPLQPQSPVEEEADPRDLQGIFDRLNSEYFEGKVEATIEWSKETKAANRRSVKFGSYDSRKKLIRIHPRLRQDFVPIPVLELTVFHEMCHQAVPPVRQKGQWKTHHKEFKAREKQYKHYKEAMQWEKKHWAKLLAPSSEE; this is translated from the coding sequence GTGCTCGGCGAAGGCCGGTTTTCCGGCGGCGACGCCTACCGCGCCCTGTTCCGTATTAAAAAAGGGGGCTTTGAATATCTCGGCCAGATGAATGTTCACCTGGGCGAGGAAGGGGTGCGCCTCGAAATGTTCAACGCCAACTATTTTGCGTTGTTCGACGCGGAGCCGGAGGCGGTGATCTCTGCTTTGGAGCGGATTGTGCTCAACCAGCTTCTGGGACGCGACGCACTGAACGATCGCTTTCGCGATGTGATCCATTCACGACTGGAAGAATCCATCCTGCAACCGCTGCAACCTCAGTCTCCGGTTGAGGAAGAGGCCGATCCGCGCGATCTGCAAGGCATCTTCGATCGGCTGAATTCCGAATATTTTGAAGGCAAGGTGGAAGCAACGATCGAGTGGTCCAAGGAAACCAAGGCTGCCAACCGGCGGTCGGTGAAATTCGGGTCTTACGATTCCAGGAAGAAACTGATCCGCATTCACCCGCGGCTCAGGCAGGACTTCGTTCCCATCCCGGTGCTGGAATTAACCGTTTTTCACGAGATGTGCCATCAGGCCGTTCCGCCGGTGCGTCAGAAAGGGCAGTGGAAAACCCACCACAAGGAATTCAAGGCCCGCGAAAAACAGTACAAGCACTACAAAGAAGCGATGCAGTGGGAAAAGAAGCACTGGGCCAAATTGCTCGCTCCCTCCTCCGAAGAATGA
- a CDS encoding PHB depolymerase family esterase has protein sequence MTALLAACMPPPEVPKVVTPPTYDMEGDVDLYLSTNDPQVEQEALARLKKQETTHDAVKQYLKRIGRGSGGAAGLHTDREYSIGDQTYPYALYVPEMEAKRDYPMIVILHGMGGSGDRTVESWLPRLKDEGFIILCPSYPAGAWWSLRAEEMVMDLIQTVKRQYPVDHNRVFLAGLSNGAIGAYMTGMFYPDHFAGIVPIAGAITDRYLHFLVNLKNTPIYSIQGVHDPIFPIQYSRRIRKILNDLKYPLEYHEHREQGMAHGGHFLPDSEVPALVEWLKTTKRDPHPHILRMVREGNHLDNIHWAQVTRGVQMAALQLPGPEKETMNIRDGKITTLLAVHKEPNLFEIVAKNLLEHEVFLNADQVDFDKKFLVTFQELKEENGQFKTGPQRVSFHEKVEPDLEILLSGFKQRWDPEILYDARISINLEEKVQFASLP, from the coding sequence ATGACCGCCCTCCTCGCGGCCTGCATGCCGCCGCCCGAAGTGCCGAAAGTGGTGACGCCGCCAACTTACGATATGGAGGGTGACGTCGATCTCTACCTGTCCACGAACGACCCCCAGGTCGAACAGGAAGCGCTGGCCCGCCTGAAAAAACAGGAAACGACGCACGACGCCGTCAAGCAATACCTGAAGCGCATCGGGCGCGGTTCCGGCGGCGCGGCGGGACTTCACACCGACCGGGAATATTCCATCGGCGACCAAACCTATCCTTACGCTCTCTACGTTCCGGAGATGGAGGCGAAGCGGGACTATCCCATGATCGTCATCCTGCACGGCATGGGTGGCAGTGGCGACCGCACCGTCGAAAGCTGGTTGCCGCGTCTTAAAGATGAGGGCTTCATCATCCTCTGTCCCTCCTACCCCGCCGGCGCGTGGTGGTCTCTGCGAGCGGAGGAAATGGTGATGGACCTCATCCAGACTGTCAAGCGGCAGTACCCCGTGGACCACAACCGCGTGTTTCTGGCGGGCCTGTCCAACGGCGCTATCGGCGCGTACATGACGGGCATGTTTTATCCCGACCACTTCGCGGGCATCGTGCCCATCGCCGGGGCCATCACCGACCGTTACCTGCATTTCCTGGTGAACCTCAAGAACACGCCGATCTACAGTATCCAGGGCGTACACGACCCGATCTTCCCGATCCAGTACAGCCGCCGAATCCGTAAAATCCTGAACGACCTCAAATATCCGCTCGAATACCACGAACACCGCGAACAGGGCATGGCGCACGGCGGACATTTTCTGCCCGACTCGGAAGTCCCGGCTTTGGTCGAATGGTTGAAGACGACGAAGCGCGATCCGCATCCCCACATCCTGCGTATGGTACGCGAGGGCAACCACCTCGACAACATCCACTGGGCGCAGGTGACGCGCGGCGTGCAGATGGCCGCCCTGCAACTGCCGGGACCGGAAAAGGAAACGATGAACATCCGCGACGGCAAGATCACCACCCTGCTCGCCGTGCATAAAGAACCCAACCTGTTCGAAATCGTCGCCAAGAATCTGCTCGAACACGAGGTGTTCCTGAACGCGGATCAGGTGGACTTCGATAAAAAATTTCTGGTGACTTTCCAGGAACTGAAAGAAGAAAACGGGCAGTTCAAAACCGGTCCCCAGCGGGTGAGCTTCCACGAAAAGGTGGAACCGGATTTGGAAATCCTGCTCTCCGGATTCAAACAGCGTTGGGACCCGGAAATATTGTATGACGCCCGCATCAGCATCAATCTGGAAGAAAAAGTCCAGTTCGCCTCCCTGCCATGA
- a CDS encoding endonuclease MutS2: protein MNPKDAAPADITLNQSMALLGWSWIQSALAEQAMSSLTHSLLEDETPADDFQTAQTRLNETAEMVALFDEVESIPLRAFSDLDPALTSVSERLLVEAGDCLHIAESLRLVRDLKRYLGKRESIPHLAPYASQLEPVAELIREIERCIDDDGEIKDDASPELKQAVRDAARARDNLESTMSKLMSGSYKDILQDSYYTERDGRLVLPVRADAKSRLEGIVHDTSASGQTVFMEPTQAVALNNQVRLARLAVQRERQRILESLALHIKEHADILMCNQQHLVALDGIHARARLARQMDAHPYTFHEDGPLTLHHARNPELVLNGTKVVANDIAWNPDTRIVIISGPNTGGKTVTLKTVGLMALMARCGLFLPVGPRSEMRFFPEVYADIGDEQNIELSLSTFSGHIKKIIHILERAAPGALILLDELGIATDPQEGAALAEAILLEMKARNFTTMVSTHFLALKTLAQTQEGFLNACMEFDLDKMVPTYRLVFGVPGDSAALETAQRLGLPLKTIEHARRIYAEKDRRAEALLQDLNRQKLDLENEKERIAREKESIEALQREQQRLTDTLRTQEKDYSRTKTKRIQTYVREAKREIRHLIDGVRQSRDLPKLRRAEKQLRQIGHTPLSETGPDRNGWDVPPDNLKEGDEILVEDYNACGVLLENPVQKDRVRVRLGNLVTVVETKRLKGHIRRTPSAGKNQKSETVKIQTESQSHPRATLDLRGMRVEEAQEALELFLSQAVVNKLPKVTVIHGHGMGKIKTMVRDYLAASGIGKEFAPGERHEGGDGATIVKF, encoded by the coding sequence ATGAACCCCAAGGACGCCGCACCGGCCGACATCACATTGAACCAGTCGATGGCCCTGCTGGGCTGGAGCTGGATCCAGAGCGCGCTGGCCGAACAGGCGATGTCTTCCCTCACCCACTCTTTGTTGGAAGACGAAACACCCGCCGACGATTTCCAAACTGCACAAACCCGCCTCAACGAAACCGCAGAGATGGTGGCTTTGTTCGACGAGGTGGAATCGATTCCGCTTCGCGCGTTTTCCGATCTCGACCCCGCCCTCACTTCCGTAAGCGAGCGTTTGCTGGTGGAGGCAGGCGACTGCCTGCACATCGCGGAATCCTTGCGTCTGGTGCGCGATCTCAAGCGTTACCTCGGCAAGCGGGAATCGATCCCGCACCTCGCGCCTTACGCGTCGCAATTGGAACCGGTGGCGGAACTCATCCGTGAGATCGAGCGCTGTATTGACGACGACGGTGAGATCAAGGACGACGCGTCGCCGGAGCTCAAACAGGCGGTGCGCGATGCCGCCCGCGCCCGCGATAACCTGGAATCGACCATGAGCAAGCTGATGTCCGGTTCCTACAAGGACATCCTGCAGGACTCGTACTACACGGAACGCGACGGGCGGCTGGTCCTGCCGGTGCGCGCTGACGCGAAAAGCCGGCTGGAAGGCATCGTGCACGACACCTCGGCCAGCGGCCAGACGGTGTTCATGGAACCAACGCAGGCGGTGGCGCTCAACAACCAGGTGAGGCTGGCACGTCTCGCAGTACAACGCGAACGCCAGCGCATTCTGGAATCGCTCGCCCTCCACATCAAGGAACACGCCGACATCCTGATGTGCAACCAACAGCATTTGGTGGCTTTGGACGGCATCCACGCCCGCGCGCGCCTCGCCCGGCAGATGGATGCACATCCTTATACGTTTCATGAAGACGGCCCCCTCACCCTGCACCACGCACGCAACCCGGAACTGGTGCTGAACGGCACCAAGGTGGTCGCCAACGACATCGCATGGAATCCGGACACGCGCATCGTTATCATTTCGGGGCCCAACACCGGCGGCAAAACGGTGACCCTCAAGACCGTGGGGCTGATGGCGTTGATGGCGCGGTGCGGCCTGTTTTTGCCCGTCGGCCCGCGCTCCGAGATGCGGTTCTTCCCGGAAGTGTACGCCGACATCGGCGATGAACAGAACATCGAACTCAGCCTGTCCACCTTCTCCGGCCACATCAAGAAAATCATCCACATTCTGGAACGGGCGGCGCCAGGCGCGCTCATCCTGCTTGATGAACTGGGCATTGCCACCGATCCGCAAGAAGGTGCTGCCTTGGCGGAGGCGATTCTTCTGGAGATGAAAGCCCGTAATTTCACGACGATGGTGTCCACACACTTCCTCGCGCTCAAGACGCTGGCGCAGACGCAGGAAGGATTCCTGAACGCCTGCATGGAGTTCGACCTCGACAAAATGGTGCCGACCTACCGCCTTGTTTTCGGCGTGCCCGGCGACAGCGCGGCGCTGGAAACGGCGCAACGGCTCGGCCTGCCGCTGAAAACCATCGAACACGCCCGCAGAATTTACGCGGAAAAGGACCGCCGTGCCGAGGCGCTGTTGCAGGACCTCAATCGGCAGAAACTCGATCTCGAAAACGAAAAGGAACGCATCGCCCGCGAGAAGGAATCCATCGAGGCCCTCCAGCGCGAGCAACAGCGGTTGACCGATACCCTGCGCACGCAGGAAAAAGACTACAGCCGAACCAAAACCAAGCGCATCCAGACCTACGTGCGCGAAGCAAAACGGGAGATTCGACACCTCATCGACGGCGTGCGGCAAAGTCGCGATCTGCCCAAACTGCGCAGGGCGGAAAAGCAACTGCGGCAGATCGGTCACACGCCGCTGTCAGAGACCGGACCCGACCGCAACGGCTGGGACGTTCCGCCGGACAATTTGAAAGAAGGCGATGAAATCCTGGTCGAGGACTACAACGCCTGCGGCGTGCTCCTCGAAAACCCCGTGCAGAAGGACCGCGTGCGCGTTCGCCTCGGCAATCTCGTTACGGTTGTCGAAACCAAACGGCTGAAAGGCCACATCCGCCGCACACCCTCCGCCGGTAAAAACCAAAAGTCAGAAACGGTGAAAATACAAACCGAGTCGCAGTCGCATCCACGCGCCACGCTGGATTTGCGCGGCATGCGTGTGGAGGAAGCGCAGGAAGCGCTGGAGTTGTTCCTCAGCCAGGCGGTGGTCAACAAACTGCCGAAGGTGACGGTGATCCACGGCCACGGCATGGGCAAGATCAAAACCATGGTGCGCGACTACCTGGCGGCGAGCGGCATCGGCAAAGAGTTCGCCCCCGGCGAGCGGCATGAAGGCGGCGACGGGGCGACCATCGTCAAATTTTAG
- the tpx gene encoding thiol peroxidase: protein MKKSIALILVSIFTTALLTTTLSARSGFNVTMGGKPLTLMGEPLQINEHLPDVQLPDAGLNMVDLKKAFKGKVTIVSIVPSIDTRVCEKQTHILSEENKGLDETARLVTISRDLPFAQQRFAREAKIHNILFLSDYREATFGKASGLLIGENRLLARAVLVLDKDGVIRYMEVVPDLGQLPDMERAFETARSLT, encoded by the coding sequence ATGAAAAAATCCATCGCTTTGATTTTGGTTTCAATCTTCACCACGGCCCTACTGACCACCACGCTTTCGGCGCGGAGCGGATTTAACGTCACCATGGGCGGCAAACCGCTTACGTTGATGGGCGAGCCGTTGCAGATCAATGAGCATTTGCCGGATGTGCAACTCCCCGACGCGGGTCTCAACATGGTGGACCTGAAAAAGGCTTTCAAGGGAAAGGTGACGATTGTCAGCATCGTGCCGTCGATCGACACCCGGGTGTGTGAAAAGCAGACGCACATTCTGAGCGAGGAAAACAAGGGGCTGGATGAAACGGCGCGGCTCGTGACCATCAGCCGCGACCTGCCGTTCGCGCAACAGCGTTTCGCACGCGAGGCGAAGATTCACAACATCCTGTTTCTGTCGGATTACCGCGAGGCCACCTTCGGCAAGGCCAGCGGCCTGTTGATCGGCGAGAACCGCCTGCTCGCCCGCGCCGTGCTGGTGCTGGACAAGGACGGCGTCATCCGCTACATGGAAGTGGTGCCGGACCTCGGTCAACTGCCGGACATGGAACGCGCGTTCGAAACGGCCCGTTCCCTCACCTGA
- a CDS encoding insulinase family protein — protein MSFEVDRSYYGFKLKKQEKLKELNSLALFFEHEKTGAELLVMENDDDNKVFSATFRTPPFNDTGVAHILEHSVLCGSQKFPVKEPFVELMKGSLQTFLNAMTFPDKTMYPVASRNRKDFFNLMTVYLDAVFYPKITEEIFKQEGWHYELDAPEGDITYKGVVYNEMKGVFSNPESVLDRHLAHSLFPKTPYGYESGGDPMSIPQLTYDGFREFHRKYYHPTNSRLFIYGDGDTDEYLKYLNEEYLSRFDRLEVDSHIGLQRRFSKPKWKDVPYAVSKNESVEKKTYVVVGMKLGKATDYEHCLAMEILSHILLGTSAAPLRKALLQSNLGSEVIGGGFDDNRAETLFAVGMKGADREDAQKILDLVFDTLNDLAENGIDEDQVKASVNTIDFKLREANFGGFPKGIVYNIQALGSWLYDADPMGHLKYEKLMKKIKKKMNEGYFEALIKKHLLDNNHRSVLVLYPKPGLGEKQDAKVRKALREMKSGLSDKDIENLIEETRALQEMQMAPDAPEALATLPRLHLNDVEKKVPKFPCEVKRKDNPTVLLHDLFTNNIAYTQICFDTNAVPQDQIQYLGLLGRMILGMGTKKRDYVEMSQQIGIHTGGISPSHYSSVTFDDRSHLLSHLNFSGTVLMEKLDALFDLYAELFTERDFSNTGRLVEIIRSAKANMETSIVPHGNQYVLSRLQAYHSRLGQYDEWTDGLTYFRFLEDLYERVEKDPEAVAKEFHQVADKVLNRGNILVNITSPAKDFSKIDKRVKHLAEILPEATYPRVDYRFEPPAPNEGFMTTSTVQYVGKGANLYQLGYQYSGKFEVVKALLRTAFLWDRIRVQGGAYGSMINFDLYTGDLGLVSYRDPNLSETLDVYDEIGDFLANLDLPGEELEKIIIGCIGKMDPPLTPDRKGSISRAEYLTGMTQEFKERRLDEVMSTTLDDVRGYADLFHAVKEKGSVCVLGNSARIKKDASRFDHLVDVFK, from the coding sequence ATGAGTTTTGAAGTGGATCGCTCCTATTATGGTTTCAAACTGAAAAAACAGGAAAAGCTGAAAGAGCTCAATTCGCTGGCGCTGTTTTTTGAGCACGAAAAAACCGGAGCCGAGCTGCTGGTGATGGAAAACGACGACGATAACAAGGTGTTCAGCGCCACCTTCCGCACGCCGCCTTTCAATGACACCGGTGTGGCGCACATTCTGGAACACAGTGTGCTGTGCGGCTCCCAGAAGTTTCCAGTCAAGGAACCGTTCGTCGAGCTCATGAAAGGAAGCCTGCAGACATTCCTGAACGCAATGACCTTTCCGGATAAAACCATGTACCCGGTGGCAAGCCGCAACCGGAAGGATTTCTTCAACCTGATGACGGTTTACCTCGACGCGGTGTTTTATCCGAAAATCACAGAGGAGATTTTCAAACAGGAAGGCTGGCACTACGAGCTGGACGCGCCGGAAGGGGACATCACTTACAAAGGCGTCGTGTACAACGAGATGAAGGGCGTCTTCTCCAATCCGGAAAGCGTGCTCGATCGGCACCTGGCACATTCCCTGTTTCCGAAAACTCCGTATGGGTACGAGTCCGGTGGCGATCCCATGAGCATTCCCCAGTTGACCTACGATGGGTTCAGGGAGTTTCACCGCAAGTACTACCACCCGACCAACAGCCGCCTGTTCATCTACGGCGACGGCGATACGGACGAATACCTCAAATATTTGAATGAAGAATACCTCAGCCGTTTCGACCGGCTGGAGGTGGACTCGCACATCGGTCTGCAACGTCGCTTCAGCAAACCCAAATGGAAAGACGTGCCGTATGCCGTTTCCAAAAACGAGTCGGTCGAAAAGAAAACTTACGTTGTGGTCGGCATGAAACTGGGCAAGGCTACGGATTATGAGCACTGCCTGGCGATGGAAATCCTGAGCCATATCCTGCTCGGCACCTCCGCCGCGCCCCTCCGCAAGGCCCTGCTTCAATCCAACCTCGGGTCCGAAGTCATCGGCGGGGGATTCGACGACAACCGCGCGGAGACGCTGTTTGCCGTGGGTATGAAAGGTGCGGACCGTGAGGACGCGCAGAAAATCCTCGACCTCGTTTTCGACACGCTCAATGATCTGGCGGAAAACGGCATTGATGAGGACCAGGTGAAGGCATCGGTCAATACCATCGACTTCAAACTGCGCGAGGCCAACTTTGGCGGGTTTCCCAAGGGCATTGTGTACAACATCCAGGCTCTGGGGTCGTGGTTGTACGATGCTGACCCGATGGGGCATTTGAAATACGAAAAGTTGATGAAGAAGATCAAGAAAAAGATGAATGAAGGCTATTTCGAGGCGCTCATCAAAAAACACCTGCTCGACAACAATCACCGCAGCGTTCTGGTGCTGTATCCGAAACCGGGTCTGGGAGAGAAGCAGGATGCCAAGGTGAGAAAGGCGCTCCGGGAGATGAAATCCGGCCTTTCCGACAAAGACATCGAAAACCTGATCGAGGAAACCAGAGCGCTCCAGGAAATGCAGATGGCTCCAGATGCGCCGGAAGCTCTGGCCACCCTGCCGCGCCTGCATTTAAACGATGTCGAGAAAAAGGTGCCGAAGTTTCCCTGTGAGGTGAAACGAAAAGACAATCCGACAGTTCTACTCCATGACCTGTTCACCAACAACATCGCTTACACGCAGATCTGCTTCGACACCAACGCGGTACCGCAGGATCAGATTCAATACTTGGGCCTGTTGGGACGCATGATTCTTGGCATGGGAACGAAGAAACGGGACTACGTGGAGATGTCGCAACAGATCGGCATCCACACCGGCGGCATCTCGCCCTCACATTACTCTTCGGTCACCTTCGACGACCGAAGCCACCTGCTTTCGCACCTCAATTTCAGCGGTACGGTGCTGATGGAAAAACTGGACGCGCTGTTCGATCTGTACGCGGAACTGTTCACCGAGCGCGATTTCAGCAATACCGGCCGGCTGGTGGAGATCATCCGCAGTGCCAAGGCGAACATGGAGACGTCGATCGTTCCTCACGGCAACCAGTACGTATTGTCCCGTCTGCAGGCGTATCATTCACGGCTGGGCCAATACGACGAGTGGACCGACGGCCTCACTTACTTCCGGTTCCTGGAGGACCTTTACGAACGCGTTGAAAAAGATCCGGAGGCGGTGGCGAAAGAGTTTCACCAGGTGGCGGACAAGGTGCTCAACCGCGGCAACATACTGGTGAACATCACCTCCCCGGCAAAGGATTTTTCAAAAATCGACAAACGTGTGAAGCACCTGGCGGAGATTCTGCCGGAGGCGACCTATCCGCGTGTGGATTACAGATTCGAGCCTCCAGCGCCAAACGAAGGGTTCATGACCACCAGCACCGTACAGTACGTCGGCAAGGGCGCAAACCTTTATCAGTTGGGTTACCAGTACTCCGGCAAGTTCGAGGTGGTGAAAGCCTTATTGCGCACGGCGTTTTTGTGGGACCGCATCCGCGTGCAGGGCGGGGCCTACGGAAGCATGATCAACTTTGATCTGTACACGGGCGACCTGGGGCTGGTCTCCTACCGCGACCCGAACTTGAGCGAAACGCTGGACGTGTACGACGAAATCGGCGACTTCCTCGCCAACCTCGATCTCCCCGGCGAGGAGTTGGAAAAAATCATCATCGGCTGCATCGGCAAGATGGACCCGCCGCTCACACCGGACCGCAAGGGTTCGATCTCCCGCGCCGAATACCTGACCGGCATGACGCAGGAGTTCAAGGAGCGGCGACTGGACGAGGTGATGTCCACCACGCTGGACGACGTACGCGGTTACGCCGACCTGTTTCACGCGGTGAAGGAAAAAGGTTCCGTGTGCGTGCTCGGCAATTCAGCGCGCATCAAAAAAGATGCGTCGCGGTTCGATCACCTGGTGGACGTGTTCAAATGA
- a CDS encoding exodeoxyribonuclease III produces MLIYSWNVNGIRAVAKKGFGDWMESVDPDVVCLQETKAHPEQVPPEVAYPEGYEAYWCPATRKGYSGVAVFSKTKPKQVHYGMGIERFDSEGRYLRLEFTKFDLLNIYFPNGTSGDERLQFKMEYYDAFLDHCETLRKKQKKKLVICGDVNTAHREIDLKNAKQNEKNSGFLPMEREWIDKFIAHGYVDTFREFCQEPDNYTWWTYRANARARNIGWRIDYFFVTRDLLKNVKKSFITPEVMGSDHCPIGLEIV; encoded by the coding sequence ATGTTGATCTACAGCTGGAACGTCAATGGCATCCGTGCCGTGGCGAAAAAGGGATTTGGCGACTGGATGGAATCGGTCGACCCTGACGTGGTGTGCCTGCAGGAAACCAAAGCGCACCCGGAGCAGGTTCCGCCGGAGGTGGCGTACCCCGAAGGCTACGAGGCCTATTGGTGCCCGGCCACACGCAAGGGTTACAGTGGCGTTGCGGTGTTTTCCAAAACCAAACCGAAACAAGTCCACTACGGCATGGGGATCGAACGTTTTGACTCGGAAGGACGTTACCTGCGTCTCGAATTTACCAAGTTCGATTTGCTGAACATTTATTTTCCAAATGGCACCAGCGGCGACGAGCGGTTGCAGTTCAAGATGGAATACTATGACGCGTTTCTCGACCACTGCGAAACCCTTCGTAAAAAACAGAAGAAAAAACTGGTGATCTGCGGCGACGTGAACACCGCGCACAGGGAGATTGATCTGAAAAATGCAAAGCAGAACGAGAAAAACTCCGGGTTCCTGCCGATGGAACGTGAGTGGATCGACAAGTTCATTGCGCACGGATACGTGGACACCTTCCGCGAGTTCTGCCAGGAACCGGACAATTACACCTGGTGGACCTACCGAGCCAATGCGCGGGCCAGGAACATCGGGTGGCGCATCGACTACTTTTTCGTCACCCGCGACTTGCTGAAAAACGTCAAAAAATCCTTTATCACTCCGGAGGTTATGGGTTCGGACCACTGCCCCATCGGGCTCGAGATCGTTTGA
- a CDS encoding ABC transporter ATP-binding protein: MTASNTELDIQNLTVSFTANGREVTAVNGISYKLNSGETLAVVGESGSGKTVSALSLLRLIPQPPGRIVSGKVLFRGRDLLALGDDALRAVRGNDIGMVFQEPMTSLNPVLTIGEQIVETLYAHRNIATPEAREVAIALLRQVEIPSPQSRWKCYPHELSGGQRQRAMIAMALACDPGILIADEPTTALDVLVQAQILEFLQRVQQERNMSVLLITHDLGLVANSAQRALIMYAGEIVETGPVRDLFSKPRHPYTMGLIESIPRPGTKARRKRFHEMKGSVPALGSLPSGCPFHPRCPSAQQKCETEKPTLEAIEPDRQVACWYPND, translated from the coding sequence ATGACTGCATCCAATACCGAGCTTGATATTCAGAACCTGACGGTGAGTTTCACCGCCAACGGAAGGGAAGTCACTGCAGTAAACGGAATCTCGTACAAATTGAACTCAGGAGAAACGCTGGCAGTGGTGGGCGAGTCTGGAAGCGGCAAGACGGTGAGTGCCCTGTCCCTCCTGCGTCTCATTCCTCAACCGCCGGGGCGAATCGTGTCGGGAAAGGTGTTGTTCCGCGGACGCGACCTGCTGGCTCTGGGCGACGACGCATTACGTGCCGTGCGCGGCAACGACATCGGCATGGTGTTCCAGGAACCCATGACATCACTCAACCCGGTGCTGACCATCGGCGAACAGATTGTCGAAACCCTGTACGCACACCGCAACATCGCCACCCCGGAAGCGCGGGAAGTAGCCATTGCCCTCCTTCGGCAGGTGGAGATCCCCTCCCCGCAGTCACGCTGGAAATGTTATCCACATGAGTTGAGCGGCGGCCAGCGGCAACGCGCCATGATCGCCATGGCACTGGCGTGCGATCCCGGGATCCTCATTGCTGACGAGCCGACCACGGCCCTCGATGTTCTGGTGCAGGCGCAGATCCTGGAGTTTTTGCAACGCGTCCAGCAGGAACGCAACATGTCGGTGTTGTTGATCACCCACGACCTCGGCCTCGTCGCCAATTCAGCGCAACGCGCACTCATCATGTACGCGGGGGAAATCGTGGAGACGGGACCGGTGCGCGACCTGTTTTCAAAACCGCGTCACCCCTACACAATGGGATTGATTGAATCGATCCCCCGCCCCGGCACAAAGGCCCGACGCAAACGCTTTCACGAAATGAAAGGCAGTGTTCCTGCGCTGGGCAGTTTGCCCTCCGGCTGTCCGTTTCATCCCCGCTGTCCTTCGGCACAGCAAAAATGCGAAACGGAAAAACCGACGCTGGAAGCCATCGAACCCGACCGGCAGGTGGCCTGCTGGTATCCCAACGATTGA
- a CDS encoding ABC transporter ATP-binding protein, producing MHSSTPTNDAPLLVVENLKKVFRGGVRAVDGISFSIPENSTLGLVGESGCGKSTTGRAVLRLIDPTAGRIVFDGQDITTLSHTQMVPLRREMQVIFQDPYASLNPRMTVGRILEEPFRIHSGEQQSEHRDRVAELLCKVGLSPDDAKRYPHAFSGGQRQRIGIARAVALRPRFIVADEAVSALDVSIKAQILNLLQALQDEMSLSYLFISHDMGVVEMFCDRVAVMYLGRIVEMASAETLYASPSHPYTEALLDAIPKMDGNRPREKNKIVAGDAPNASNPPAGCAFHPRCPIMEKQCETEVPDLKEVEPGHWVACHLRS from the coding sequence ATGCATTCATCCACACCCACAAACGACGCCCCCCTGCTCGTTGTCGAAAACCTGAAAAAGGTTTTTCGCGGCGGGGTTCGTGCCGTGGACGGCATTTCGTTTTCCATACCGGAAAACAGCACGCTGGGGCTGGTAGGCGAAAGCGGTTGCGGCAAATCGACCACCGGCCGCGCCGTACTCAGGCTGATCGACCCCACCGCCGGACGCATCGTGTTTGACGGACAGGACATCACCACTCTATCCCACACACAGATGGTGCCGTTGCGTAGAGAAATGCAGGTGATCTTTCAGGACCCGTACGCCTCCCTCAATCCGCGCATGACCGTCGGCAGAATCCTGGAGGAACCGTTCCGCATCCACAGCGGCGAACAACAATCCGAACACCGCGACCGCGTGGCCGAATTGCTGTGCAAAGTGGGCTTGTCTCCCGATGATGCGAAACGCTACCCGCACGCGTTCAGCGGGGGCCAGCGGCAACGCATAGGCATCGCTCGCGCGGTGGCACTTCGGCCCCGTTTCATCGTCGCCGACGAAGCGGTGTCGGCACTGGACGTTTCAATCAAGGCACAGATCCTGAATCTCCTGCAGGCCCTGCAGGACGAGATGAGCCTGTCCTATCTGTTCATCTCGCACGACATGGGCGTGGTGGAAATGTTTTGCGACCGGGTGGCCGTGATGTACCTGGGCAGGATCGTGGAGATGGCATCCGCGGAAACCCTGTATGCTTCGCCCAGCCATCCGTACACGGAGGCCCTGCTCGATGCGATTCCGAAAATGGATGGCAACCGTCCGCGAGAAAAAAACAAAATCGTGGCAGGCGATGCACCGAACGCGTCGAATCCTCCCGCGGGATGCGCCTTTCATCCGCGCTGCCCGATAATGGAAAAACAATGCGAGACCGAGGTTCCTGACCTGAAGGAAGTCGAGCCCGGACACTGGGTGGCGTGTCACCTGCGGAGTTGA